The nucleotide sequence TATCCTTCTTGGCGTACTCGACCCATTGATCTATTTCTTTGACTTTCCAAAGCCAAGTGAACTTGCTCTTCTCGCAAACTAGTGTTGAGAGTAAAGAGGAGGTTGGATTGGCCAAATCTGTGTGCGGTTGAGTCTCTGTACACCCTTGTGTGTGCATGTCCTTCCATATTTGAGTGAGTCTGGTTAACACTGAGCTGTGATTTCAGATGGAAAATGCTACATCCTAACGTTCCACAACCTGAAATTGTGGGTTGCTTTAATGTCCTCTTTCgtggactgtgtgtgtgtgtgtgtgtgtgtgtatgtatgtgtgtgtgtgtgtgtgtgtgtgtctgacaGATCTACCGGGTTTTCATTTCGGTAACTGAAAAAACTATCTCACTGGTATAAAACACAGCTGCACGCGTATCTTTTCTCTCTTATGTATTTGCTTCCGCTGAAAAGCCCCTTGCACTGATGGCTTCGACCATGACCTTGGGGGAGTGCAGTCGCCGTGAGCTTCATTGTCAGTCCCCAGATGCCCTCTTCTGACTGATtggcaggaggtgggggcagggggaagcaaaAATTATGGTAATTATTCCCAGCAGCAGCGACGTTCCCTGGCACAGTCCCCTAGATCTGTCGGAACACCCGCACCGAGTAACTCCAGCGGAGGCAGTCACACAGCCCTTGACTCCCACGTTAGCTGCCAGCGTTGGCGAACTCTGATAAGACTCTCTTGCCAGGAGCAGAAGCCACAGACTTTCTAATCCTGGGCTGGGTTGTTTGTTCTGTCCCTTCCGATCGTTCTACAACTATACCTTATTCTCCATCCTGGTTGCTGGGACCACGGAACTCTGCTCAGCTTTCCACTTTTTGTAATCTGAGTAATGAGCGTGCAGGGCGTTTTCTGTTAGAGCTGGAGATGGAAAGGGAGGGAACACCCAGGGGCCGGGCGTCACTGTTCGACACCTGTTGACGGTTCATCTTGGAAGGAAAGAGTTTAGCATTGACTCCCTGAAGGTGTTGAAGGCTGCCTGCCTCTCGCAAGGTGTGCCGGTCACACTGGGCCCACAGATAGGGTCACAGATTTCTGTGATCAGGGTAAAGCCATTCACTAAAGCACCAACTCTGTTCATGAGAGGTAAAGCGCCGTGACACGTACACAGAGTTGGTTTGCTGGTGCTTTTACGATGGTCTTGAATCCAGTTCACATAGGATGGAATCACCTTGAGGAGGCCCTTGGCACCTGCCCTCCCAAGGTGACATTTGTCTGGGTTGACCTTGGTTTCCTGGACCCAGACGGTCCATCTAAGGGAGACACTCGAATTTTCTAATGGGGCAGCGTAGCAGCACCTAGTTGTGGCTTCAGAGTCTCGGAGTTCCCTGAGCATCTGAGCAGAGAGGATCAGCTCTGCCTCATTTCTCGCCACCAGTGTTAGGTCTCTAGCTTTGGTGGTAGATGATGTGGCAGAATTGGGCAGCACCGGACTCTTTAGAATCATGGGCGTCCGTGCAAGGACACCTCGTGACACCTTCAGAGAAGTGAGTCCCGGCAGACGCCTGGTTTATAATGACTCTAGTTTGCTCTCCCTCGCTCATGTGAAAAACCCTTTGTTTGCTAGCTTCAGCGTGGGGTGTTTCGAAAACACGTCGTAACTGTTAGCCCTGCTTCCCTGCGGCAGAGAGCTGGTTACATGATGTGTCCTCCGTCCCGGTCCCCGTGTTTCCGCCCGCCTCCCCTCTGCTCGCCCCCACAGCAGCCTGAACAGCGTCAACAGCAGTGACTCGCGCTCCAGCggctcccactcccactcccccagctcccACTACCGCTACCGCAGCTCCAACCTGGCCCAGCAGGCACCCGTCCGCCTGTCCAGCGTGTCCTCCCACGACTCAGGATTCATTTCCCAGGACGCTTTCCAGTCCAAGTCACCGTCCCCCATGCCGCCAGAGGCCCCCAACCAGGTAAGCGTGCCCTGGGCTCCAGAAGCAGCTGTGACGTCTCGTGCTCGGGCCACTGTCAATGGCCGGAATCAGAGAAGGACGTTGGCTCAGACGGACCCCTGTCCTCTTCCCACGAGAAACCTCTGGTTTAACTTCTCATCTTCAGATGTGTTTCCCCAAAGGGTGAGAACTCTCAGTTGGGTGCAGCCTGTCTCCATGGCGGTGATGGCCACGGCACCCCGCTGGTTTGGGGAGTCCTCTCACGTAAGTAGACGGACTCTAAGAAGTCGGGCCGCCCTCTGGCACCCCCGTAAGCGTCCGGCTGGGCACAGTGCCTCATGCACGACGTTGGTGCAAATGGTGGCGTCTCTCCTGCCGTCGCCACTTTGCCCTAAGCGGCGGCGAGTCTGAGCGGTGCCTTGGAAGCCTTCTGTGGCCCTGCCTGGTTCCCTGTCGCAGCTGGTGTGAGAATGGGGATGACTCCTTAGAGCCCTCGCTCATGAGTTCTGTTGGCGTTCTGCTCCCCAGGGAAGGGAAGATGCTGGATCTTTCAATCGCAGCTGGGTCGGGTGGCTCTGGACTCAGCGCAGTCCTACCTGGTGCCAAGGCGAGAGGATCTTTAGGAAAAATGAACCGAAGTCAAAGGAAATAGGAACCAGCAGTCCTGCCCTGGTTTACCGGCTCTTCCCTTCAAGTTGAACGGCCTTGACTTGGAGGGACCGAAAACGAGCAGCCTGGCAGGGGGCAGCAGGAGTTGCCTGCTGGGcccagggggagcaggaggcaggagctggACGGGGCCTTGGAttgccctccccctgctgcccTCTCAACCCTCCTTCCCCTAGTATCAGGGGTCTGGCTTCCCACTTAGTGAGTGACGCCTGGACGTCTGGGAAACGCCCGAGCCCGGGGTGCCCCGCAGCGCCATCTCCTGGGGGGCGAGGGGGCTCAGAGCCCATGGTGCGCTCCAAGGGAGGCCAGAGCCCGCAGTCCGAGTCCGGAGGTCACGTGCTTGTCTTGTTTATCCAGGTACCCAGTTGCCTTAACAGTCCCTGAATATCTGGGTTCCCCGCACCACCCgaggacccctcccccacccctggtcCGGGTCATCCTTCCAACAGCCACCGGGAGTATGGCTCGGCCTGTTTGGTTGTGGAAATGGAGGCTCGGAGATGTGACTTCCCACCTGCACTATTACCTGACCTGCAGGTTGGGAGCCCGGGACAAGGGTTTCTGGGGACCAATCCAGAGcccttcctgctccctctcaGCCACAGGCGCCCTTGGGAGTGTTTTGGGGGAACACGTCACGGAGAGGAAGCAGTTGCGGTGTTTGGGGAATTTAAGCCAGAGACTTACTTGCCTGATGTGTCTGACATGGCTGAACCCAGAGGTCCTCAGCTCAGGGGTCCCTCTGGCATTTTCCAGCTGTCCCAGGAGACTGGGGCCTCGCTCTGTCTTCCTGGGATAGAAACTCAACTTCAAACAGAAACATTCTGGGCCGAGAGCCTTGGCTTTAAGTTCTAACATGCCTGTCCTCGTGGGGGTGCTCTGGCTTGGTCTGTCAGGTGTCCCCTTCCTGTCCTCCGCCACGTGCGCACTAAACCACACCTGCGGGTCTTGAAAGCGGTGTGAATGGTTGAGAGAAAATTGGAATGTGCGGTTCTTCCCAGGCTATTCCACTGCGCAGCCTAATTCTGTGTGTTTTTAATCAGCTGGCAGATTAACATGGTGTCGTGCACTAACGCTCCTTTCTAAAAAGAGAGGCCGTGTGCTCCAGCCTTGCTGTCAAAGGCGGTGTGTGTGGATCAGGCTGCAGCGAGCGTTTCTGCCTCCAGCAATGCTGAGGGAAGCAGAAGGTGGTGTGTTGGGATTTACTAGAATCTGAGCACTGGTGCCCAAGATCTGCTTGGCTAGCAGCTCTGGGGTGGTCCTAATAAGCTCGGGGATGCTGCAGAATTCAATGGAGAattctatttctctggaaagGCATTACGGCTGCTCACAGTTGTCAGGTAGAGGGGGGACGTTAAGGAAATCGTACAAGTCACATAGGCCGGAGCATACAGTCTCCTGAAGGCCGTAATCGCACCGTTATTTAGACTGTGAGGAAGGGAACACACGCTCAAAGGGGGGAGACCTCCTCCGTCGCTCCCCGCAGTCCCGTGGTTCTAAGTGAGTGCCGGCTGACGGAGGATGTTAAGAATTCTCCCGTTTTCCTCCACGGTGCTCTTTTCGAGTCGTATCTGAGTGCCGCAGGCCCCGGAGTGGGGCCCTGTCTGTGGTGAGGGTCTCGTCCTAGAGCTGTTCATCCCAGCAAGGCGAGAGGATCTTTAGGAAAAATGAACCGAAGTCAAAGGAAATAGGAACCGGCAGTCCTGCCCTGGTTTACTGGCTCTTTCCTTCAAGTTGAACGGCCTTGACGCGGAGGGACCAAAACGAGCAGCCTGGCGGGTGGCGGCACTGGCTGGCTCCCCTGTGCAGGTGTGCACGGACACGGACGCATTGTTCTTGTCGTCGTCCGTTAGATATAGTCTCATTTCTTGTTCTTCCGCTGGGATTATTACTGGTCCCTAAAGATACAAGAAACTGAGATTTAGATTAAGCCCAGGTTTCTTCACTGAGGAGTGACAGCAACGTAACTTGAATCTGAACCCCTCAAACTTTGGATCCGGGCCCGCTTGCTTGCCAGACCCTGAGCTCCAGGCCTCCAGGGCTCCCTCGGGAGAGCCTGTCCTTGCTCTGGTGCCCTGGGGCCCCTTGCAGTGGACTGTCTTTTTGGAGCCTTGCTGCTGTCAGGATGGAGAGCCACAGCTCCGTCCCTTGGCaggaacttttctttttctggtggtGAAAGAAGTGGGCAGAAACAGGAGTCTGGCCTCCTTGGCCGGGAATGTGGGAACACTCTGGGGAGGTAATAGTAAACCCCAGTAGGGTtgggtttatttgaacaaaaggACGAGCCAGAGAATGCAGTTAGCCAGAAACAAAACTTAGAGCAAATACCCAAGCACTATCCCAGGGGACCCAGCTTCTACGGAAGGGATGGTCATTGTCATGCACCCATTCGGTAATTCCGAGTGCCGGCCATGTGCCAGGACAGGACTACAAAGTTGAGATGGATCAGTGAGCTCCTGGCCCTGTCCCTGCCTGAGCCGAATGCCAGGAGACTGACCAGGGAGCGCGGACCCTGGCCAACGCGGGGGTCTTGCAGACTGGAGGTTTAATGAAGATCGGCACGAAGGGATATTGTCCCAAGTCAGACCTCCTTTCTGTAATGGCCCAGATCTCTCCAgatgcttcctccctccctgggtGGCCACTTGAAACATTGAGCTCAGGGCTTCACTGTCCCAAAGCTCAGAATCCTTGCCCAGGCAGAGAAATCTGAAAAACCCGTCCCATGAAGATGCAGCTTCGTAGCTGGAAACCACCCTTCATGGGTGCAGAGGCTGCGTGTGACCAAGGGTGAGGCCGGGAACTGGAGACGTGGGAGCGGAGAAGCCCaagctgagtgtgtgtgtgtgtgtgtgtgtgtgcgcgtgcgcgcacgcgcgtgCTGGGGGTCAGCAGGAGGCAGTAAAGATGCCCGTGCTCCTGGGAGATGCCAGAGGCAGGCCTCCCCtgggacctgggcctgtggcatgAGGAGGGAAGCCTGAGGGAGCACCAGGAATTCCGCCCCTGACCTGTGCCTGGTGCAGACTAGACACACACTAGTAGGGGTCCTGGGCGCTGACAGCCTGGCAGGTCTGGGCCGTGCTGCATCTCAGGCTTCTTTTCAAGGGCTTAGAAGCTTCTGTGTGGGTGcggctttgggggaaaaaataaccctaaccctctgcttctctcatccttcccttttctgtgtatatgtctctctctctctgtgtgcgtgcccttcccccaccctatCTTCTGTCTCGATTTCCTGTTACTTTTGGTGGCATGTGGTCCCTCCCTGCGGCAGAACTCGTCCAGCTCGGCCTCCTCCGAAGCCTCCGAAACCTGCCAGTCCGTGAGCGAGTGCAGCTCGCCCACCTCAGTCAGCTCAGGCTCcaccatgggcgcctgggtgtccaCAGAGAAGGTGACCGGATGGACCCTGGCCACTATGGCCACCCCTCCCCAGCACACCCCCCTACCCTGTCCCTTGCCCGCCGCTGGCTGTTACCGCTGGGACCTGAAACTTGAAATCAACCAAAGGCACACCCAGAGCAGCTCCACTTGGGGACAAAGAGAGGAACAAGGTTGAGGGCTTTTTCTTGAATGGGCTCCTGGCTCCTGAGCCATGACCTTGCCGTGGTcctgagggagaggaagcagtaCAGGGGACTCGGAGGTGGAAGCCTCCTTCCCAAAACAGTGCCGTGTGCTCATCcgtctccccccttccctcccgagacccccacccacccaccgtgGCCCCCTTGTCGCCATAGCCACATCGCCTGACGGGACCTCTCACTGCATCGGAGGCTGCGTGCTTTTCTGCCTTTGAGTTTGCCAACCCTCCTCCCTCTTCACCCTGATTTGGAATCCGCTCCTGAGCAGTGTGATGATTTCGGAAACCAGAATGAACAGATTTAGTTGACGCTTGAGAATTTTTAGATTTGCATAATGAGATGAGCAAATCAGTATCGCCGTGAAATTCTGCCTCGTTGGCTAAATGTTCAAAAACCATTGCAGATGCCACAAATGAAAGACGCTGATCAGTTTCCACACTATTCCAAAATGTAGATAAATTACACCCTTGACCCAGCACTTATCTGGCATCCCACGTGCACTCTTTGCCCCATGGTCCCTTTCTACGGCATGGACCATCCACGAGCAGCAGAACCCACCGCTTGTTTGAGGGATGAAGGCTctggtccccttcctcccttgAATGTCAATGCCATCTTGTACCTCCACACTCATCctgttatattaattttattttcctttttttccccccttttttgttttgtttccagttGTCTAACGGGTTTTCTCACTGTAGTTTGCCAAgtgagtcccatgtggggcccGTGGGGGCAAGCCTTTCCCCTCATTGCCCGCCTGCCTCCCGCCTGCTCCCTCGGGTCACCTCTGTCCACCTTCCAGACTCCGCTCATTATCACACCATTGGGCCCGGCATGTTCCCGTCATCTCAGATCCCTAGCTGGAAGGTTTgtgtctctcctccctccccttttctccctctgccccctctcatGGCTCTGTGCTCCCCCATCTTCTGTCCCACGACCCTCTTCCTGacccccctcacccctcccttccacactctgccttcctccccatAGAGCACCTCTCCCTGAGAAAGTTCCCACCGGGAAGAACCAGAAAGCAGCAGGCAGATATGAGAGAGAAACGTCCACGTGGAGCTGAGATGGGAGAGGCTCCCCATAACGAATCTTCCTTAAGCTGGTTTAGATGGTGGACCCAGACAGGGCCCGTGCAGTTCTGCGCAGCTAGGGGCCGCCGTGGGGTGTCACCattaccaggggctgggagctACCGCCCTCCCCGGTCAGTGCCCCAGACTCTTCGCTCGGTCCCTTATTGGGCCGTGGTAACAGAGCCATGATCCAAACTACGGGCTGGCTGATACCATGTTTTATCTCAACAGTAAAGCAGACTTATTTTTTAGTCTCATTTGTGTACTCTCCAAATGTGTTTGCcttaatacaaaaacaaagttCTAAAATGATTTCCTAGCACGTCCAATCCTATTTTGAGAGGCACTGTCCCTGATTTGAATAGTAGGTGACCCTAGGCTGTGGCATTTTGAGGTCTCGACTTAATCCCTCGGTCGGATTAAGTGTGGACCCTGCAGGCTCCTCAAAACTTTCTGCTGACTCCAGAAGCCTTCCCTCCCTATGGGAAGGCCTGGGAGGGCACATCCTGAGTGCCCTTGGGGGCCCAGTTTCCTGCAAGTGGAGGTTCAGCCTCGGGGGGAGTGGCTGAATCTCGTTAGTGGCCCCTGGTGGCCACTTGGCTCAAGTGAAAACATttgggctggaggagggggttCCTTCAGACACTCAGAGGGAGGGCCTGGCCCTGGGGCATGTGCTTTTTACCACCTGGGGCCCTCAGACACCTTAGTTGGTCACCTGCCAGCTAACTAAGTCTCCCACTGGTGCCTGCCTGGCTGGGGAGGGTTTTCATCTTCGGGCAgatgggaggaaaggggaagttCCCAGGGGGCCCCCAGAGGATTTTCCAGTCACTTCTTTTAGGGCCAGGCAAGGATGTAGTAGAAGGGCCTGCTGGCCTgtctcagcctgagcctgcccCGGGGGGCCAGCCGCCTTCTGCGGGCCGCTGTCCGGAGGGTTATACAGGCCTCACATGGAGCCGGAGGCCCCAGCACCTGACCACGTTCGTTCTGCTTAGGACTGGGCCAAGCCCGGACCTTACGATCAGCCTCTGGTGAACACCCTACAGCGCCGCAAAGACAAGCGGGAGCCGgaccccaacggaggaggacccaGCGCCGTGGGTGGTGCCCCTGCAGCGGCCGAGGAGGCTCAGAGACCGCGGAGCATGACCGTGTCAGCTGCCAACAGGGTGACGTTTTTATTCTCTACGGCTGGTTGGACCCCTCTAGACCCGGCTGGTGGCCGTTTGCTGGCCAGCAATGCGGAGGGGAGCCTGAGCCCCGTTGCCCCACTCCGCGCTCTCGAGTGGTTGGAAGGCCCCCAGGGAAAAGCCTGGCACTGAAATCAGACTCTTAAAACTTTCCAGAGCCTGGGTAGGACCCACAGACGGCAGCAGGATAGGAGTAATGTTGAGGTTCCCACGGGAAGACATATGCGGAAAGGCTCTGGGGACACCCGACCGGGGATTCACGGCCCTGGTGGcttgtctgtgtctctctcctccccccccgCAGCCTGGTGAGGAGATGGAGGCGTGCGAGGAGCTGGCGCTGGCCCTGTCGCGGGGCCTCCAGCTGGACACCCAGAGGAGCAGCCGGGACTCGCTGCAGTGCTCCAGCGGCTACAGCACGCAGACCACCACGCCGTGCTGCTCCGAGGACACCATCCCCTCCCAAGGTACGAGGCAGCCTGGGCTTCCCAGGAGGGCTTCCCGGGCTGTGCCAGATgaggagggtggggatgggggtaggggggaCCCATCTAAGCTCAGCGGCTTCCTTCTGGAGCGCTGGGCAAGCTGAGCCTGGGAGAGGGCTGTCTGGAGCCCCCAGTTCGGACCCTTTCCCAGCCCGGTCCCCCGGGTCCCCTGCCTCCCGCAGCACCGCACACTGCAGCAGGGTGGCAGCCCGGGGCCCAAGGAGATGGCCGGGGTTGACCAAACCGACCCACGGCTCGTGCGTCAAAGCTTCTAAGACTAAGCCAGTCCCATGGAAGGCTGTTTTGCTGTCCAGAGGACACTGAGCAGTGTGCACAGCCCTTTGcggctgtcccctcccccacccccgatgCCAGGGGTGCAGCTGCTCAGACACCTGCTCCAAGCTGCGTCAGCGCTTGGCTCCCTCCTCCCTCGTGACCCCACGTTCTGAGGTGCGCACACCTCGCGGGTGGAGCGTGGCTTTGTGCGGGATCCTGGGGCTCAGTGCCCGTGgcgctgttctttttccagcctTTGCCCGACAAGTTACTTATGTGGTCTGCCTGAGGCGTTTCTCACGTCTGGTGCCGGACCGGAGGCTGTGTAGGgggctcctcttctcttcctgggTCTCCCTTTACTCCTCCCTGGGACGCTGGGCGGTAGCGACCACAGGATTTGAGGGCACCCCTGCGGTGTCTGGTGTCCACTGCTGTCCTGGGGCCCAGGGTGACGGCGGGGAATGCCAGGAAGATCCCTACGGGGACTTCTCACTGAGATCGGGGAGGCTGGGGACGAGGTGGCCGGTAAAgcaccttccctcttccctcttgtGCCTTTTGTTCCTCCAACACCAAAGAACTGAAGAGCAAAGCTGCGGCCTTGGGGAGCCCTAATCAAATGTTATCATCAGTTTCAGATTATGATTATTTCTCTGTAAGTGGCGACCAGGAGGCAGATCAGCAGGAGTTTGACAAATCCTCCACCATCCCGAGAAACAGTGACATCAGCCAGTCCTACCGACGGATGTTTCAGGCCAAGCGCCCGGCCTCAACGGCTGGCCTCCCCACCACCCTCGGACCTGCTATGGTCACCCCAGGGGTTGCAACCATCCGACGGACCCCTTCCACTAAACCTTCTGTCCGCCGGGGGACCATCGGAGCCGGTCCCATCCCCATCAAGACGCCCGTGATCCCTGTCAAGACCCCAACTGTCCCAGACCTCCCCGGGGTGTTACC is from Meles meles chromosome 1, mMelMel3.1 paternal haplotype, whole genome shotgun sequence and encodes:
- the MTSS1 gene encoding protein MTSS 1 isoform X11, producing the protein MCMRHRSIEAKLRQFSSALIDCLINPLQEQMEEWKKVANQLDKDHAKEYKKARQEIKKKSSDTLKLQKKAKKVDALGRGDIQPQLDSALQDVNDKYLLLEETEKQAVRKALIEERSRFCTFISMLRPVIEEEISMLGEITHLQTISEDLKSLTMDPHKLPSSSEQVILDLKGSDYSWSYQTPPSSPSTTMSRKSSVCSSLNSVNSSDSRSSGSHSHSPSSHYRYRSSNLAQQAPVRLSSVSSHDSGFISQDAFQSKSPSPMPPEAPNQLSNGFSHCSLPSESHVGPVGASLSPHCPPASRLLPRVTSVHLPDSAHYHTIGPGMFPSSQIPSWKDWAKPGPYDQPLVNTLQRRKDKREPDPNGGGPSAVGGAPAAAEEAQRPRSMTVSAANRPGEEMEACEELALALSRGLQLDTQRSSRDSLQCSSGYSTQTTTPCCSEDTIPSQVSDYDYFSVSGDQEADQQEFDKSSTIPRNSDISQSYRRMFQAKRPASTAGLPTTLGPAMVTPGVATIRRTPSTKPSVRRGTIGAGPIPIKTPVIPVKTPTVPDLPGVLPTPPDGPEERGEHSPELPSVGEGPQGVTSMPSSMWSGQASVNPPLPGPKPSIPEEHRQAIPESEAEDQERDPSSATASPGQIPESDAADLSPRDTPQGEDMLNAIRRGVKLKKTTTNDRSAPRFS
- the MTSS1 gene encoding protein MTSS 1 isoform X10, yielding MTFSGGTREIGSALTRMCMRHRSIEAKLRQFSSALIDCLINPLQEQMEEWKKVANQLDKDHAKEYKKARQEIKKKSSDTLKLQKKAKKVDALGRGDIQPQLDSALQDVNDKYLLLEETEKQAVRKALIEERSRFCTFISMLRPVIEEEISMLGEITHLQTISEDLKSLTMDPHKLPSSSEQVILDLKGSDYSWSYQTPPSSPSTTMSRKSSVCSSLNSVNSSDSRSSGSHSHSPSSHYRYRSSNLAQQAPVRLSSVSSHDSGFISQDAFQSKSPSPMPPEAPNQLSNGFSHCSLPSESHVGPVGASLSPHCPPASRLLPRVTSVHLPDSAHYHTIGPGMFPSSQIPSWKDWAKPGPYDQPLVNTLQRRKDKREPDPNGGGPSAVGGAPAAAEEAQRPRSMTVSAANRPGEEMEACEELALALSRGLQLDTQRSSRDSLQCSSGYSTQTTTPCCSEDTIPSQVSDYDYFSVSGDQEADQQEFDKSSTIPRNSDISQSYRRMFQAKRPASTAGLPTTLGPAMVTPGVATIRRTPSTKPSVRRGTIGAGPIPIKTPVIPVKTPTVPDLPGVLPTPPDGPEERGEHSPELPSVGEGPQGVTSMPSSMWSGQASVNPPLPGPKPSIPEEHRQAIPESEAEDQERDPSSATASPGQIPESDAADLSPRDTPQGEDMLNAIRRGVKLKKTTTNDRSAPRFS